In the genome of Pseudopipra pipra isolate bDixPip1 chromosome 4, bDixPip1.hap1, whole genome shotgun sequence, one region contains:
- the LOC135413083 gene encoding interleukin-8-like, with protein sequence MMGKAVAAVLTLLLISAVGTQGQALARSAIELRCQCIGTHSRFIHPKFIQNVNLSPSGPHCENVEVIATLKDGRELCLEPTAPWVKLIIKAILDKANPKPETVS encoded by the exons ATGATGGGCAAGGCTGTGGCTGCTGTCCTGACTCTGCTCCTGATCTCAGCAGTGGGAACACAAG gtcAGGCCCTGGCACGGTCAGCCATTGAACTCCGGTGCCAGTGCATAGGCACCCATTCCAGGTTCATCCATCCCAAGTTCATCCAGAACGTGAACCTCAGCCCCAGCGGACCTCACTGCGAGAATGTCGAAGTTAT aGCTACCCTGAAAGACGGCAGAGAATTGTGCCTGGAGCCCACTGCTCCCTGGGTGAAGCTGATCATCAAGGCAATTCTAGACAA ggCAAACCCCAAACCTGAGACGGTGTCCtaa
- the RASSF6 gene encoding ras association domain-containing protein 6: MKKVTMKAQHLPSVFINEEKFITREQFSFLLKNYNSYYSDQENLQLTCNQREGNAPFIEGILSIFWGVRHPIRLKIQDEKLIPSFVTLKSTGSVDLFPSKRGMTRWGEFDDLHHISGETLKSAEEQPDLEQSYPCYESHTLKPRSEQEHDCATLPRTSSDAAAVRKRTKLPTAARTEGETHRFSINGHFYNHETSVFTPAFGSETKIRINSHMRTRHVIEQLLHKFKIENSPHEFALYVIHASGEKKQLRSGDVPLLHRLLQGPSEKIAKFFLMDGDVEEISSDVAQYIPFHLPFLESILHRINEEEKQEIQQTVARYLKEKSLIRQHLRSRTVRKTETTV, from the exons ATGAAGAAAGTGACTATGAAAGCACAGcatcttccttctgttttcatcAATGAGGAGAAGTTCATAACCAg AGAGCAGTTcagttttcttctgaagaatTATAACTCTTACTATTCGGATCAAGAGAATCTACAACTGACATGTAATCAG CGAGAAGGAAATGCACCATTTATTGAAGGAATCCTGTCAATATTTTGGGGAGTGCGACACCCTATCCGATTAAAAATCCAGGATGAGAAGCTGATACCCTCTTTTGTAACCCTGAAGTCAACAGGGAGCGTGGATTTGTTCCCTAGTAAAAG GGGAATGACTCGCTGGGGAGAATTTGACGACCTGCATCACATTAGTGGGGAGACACTGAAGTCTGCTGAGGAACAGCCAGACCTCGAGCAAA GTTATCCATGTTATGAAAGCCACACGCTGAAGCCCAGGAGTGAGCAGGAGCACGACTGTGCCACCCTGCCCCGGACCAGCAGCGATGCCGCGGCCGTGCGGAAGAGGACCAAGctccccacagcagccaggacagaAGGAGAAACTCACAGGTTCTCAATCAATGGCCACTTCTACAACCACGAG ACATCAGTTTTCACTCCGGCTTTTGGATCAGAAACCAAAATAAGAATCAACAGCCACATGAGAACCAGACATGTGATAGAACAGCTGCTTCACAAGTTTAAG ATAGAAAACAGCCCCCATGAATTTGCACTTTACGTTATCCATGCATCTGGAG aaaagaagcagctgaggagTGGAGACGTCCCCTTGCtgcacaggctgctgcagggGCCCTCAGAGAAGATTGCCAAGTTCTTTCTCATGGATGGGGACGTGGAAGAGATCAGCAGTGAC GTTGCTCAGTACATTCCATTTCATCTTCCCTTTTTGGAATCAATTTTGCATAGAATAAATGaagaggagaagcaggagaTTCAACAGACAGTGGCAAG GTACCTGAAAGAGAAGAGCCTGATACGGCAACACCTTCGCAGTCGAACTGTCAGAAAAACAGAGACCACGGTTTGA
- the LOC135412588 gene encoding interleukin-8-like — protein sequence MDGKAVAVALVLYLVSMAGSEGKAPEKTNEKGSQCQCISTHSTFIPPKTVQDVRLSQRRPHCKNVEIIATLKDGREVCLEPTAPWVRLTVKALLARARDNTEPPVREKSRKNTPWSSSRI from the exons ATGGATGGCAAAGCTGTTGCTGTCGCTTTGGTTCTCTATCTGGTCTCAATGGCAGGGTCAGAAg GTAAGGCCCCGGAGAAGACCAACGAAAAAGGCTCCCAGTGCCAGTGCATAAGCACCCATTCCACGTTCATCCCCCCTAAGACAGTTCAGGATGTGAGACTGAGCCAAAGAAGACCTCACTGCAAAAATGTGGAAATCAT AGCTACTCTGAAGGATGGCAGGGAAGTGTGTTTGGAACCCACCGCGCCCTGGGTCCGGCTCACTGTAAAGGCTCTGCTGGCCAG GGCCAGGGACAATACTGAGCCACCGGTGCGAGAGAAGTCAAGGAAAAATACACCTTGGAGTTCTTCAAGGATATGA